The Pseudofrankia inefficax genome window below encodes:
- a CDS encoding ABC transporter ATP-binding protein, giving the protein MTPGDRRDLGRRGRGNRVAEVREPSRSIFPNLENLRLPHPIHGHLHLPHLHLPHRDPHRDPASGAGRRPDAAIWTRGLTKCHDHRVSVDHLDLDVPVGSLSGFVGPNGAGKSTTLRMLLGLVTPTEGVGYVLGEPVSHPERYLSHVGAMIEGPTFHPGLSGRQNLRQLALLRGVDRHRIYEVLRMVRLTGRAGDPFATYSLGMKQRLGIAAALLPDPELLILDEPTNGLDPAGIREIRALLRELADGGMTVFVSSHLLSEIEQICDHVVMIRGGKLLYQGRTGDLLAVGDPHILLAPECGADARRLLHVLAGFGVRAEIRLDGPPKVAAGSCDQRTLVVAHAPERMAADLNRAAMNAGIALRGLRTHRPSLEETFLRATGAADGDTEAAEQATEAAPRRGRAGRSSTGPRPNLLAPPYPSEEGEPASAGRPRRRWARPHASEPYPHDGDPARPGANHRAGTRRPRGGH; this is encoded by the coding sequence ATGACGCCGGGCGACCGCAGAGACCTGGGCCGGCGCGGACGGGGCAACCGGGTCGCCGAGGTCCGGGAGCCGAGCCGCTCGATCTTCCCGAACCTGGAGAACCTGCGGCTACCGCACCCGATCCACGGCCACCTGCACCTGCCACACCTGCACCTGCCGCACCGGGACCCGCACCGGGACCCCGCGTCGGGCGCCGGGCGCCGGCCGGACGCGGCGATCTGGACCCGTGGGCTCACCAAGTGCCACGACCACCGCGTCTCGGTCGACCATCTGGACCTCGACGTGCCGGTGGGCTCGTTGTCCGGATTCGTCGGGCCCAACGGTGCCGGGAAGTCGACGACGCTGCGGATGCTGCTCGGGCTGGTCACGCCGACAGAGGGGGTCGGCTACGTGCTCGGCGAGCCGGTGAGCCACCCGGAGCGGTACCTCTCCCATGTCGGCGCCATGATCGAGGGCCCGACCTTCCACCCCGGGCTGTCCGGCCGGCAGAACCTGCGCCAGCTCGCGTTGCTGCGCGGGGTGGACAGGCACCGGATCTACGAGGTGCTGCGGATGGTCCGGCTGACCGGCCGGGCCGGCGACCCGTTCGCGACCTACTCGCTGGGCATGAAGCAGCGGCTCGGCATCGCCGCCGCGCTGCTTCCCGACCCGGAGCTGCTGATCCTCGACGAGCCGACGAACGGGCTGGACCCCGCCGGCATCCGGGAGATCCGCGCGCTGTTGCGCGAGCTGGCGGACGGCGGGATGACCGTCTTCGTCTCCAGCCACCTGCTCTCCGAGATCGAGCAGATCTGCGACCACGTCGTCATGATTCGCGGCGGCAAGCTGCTCTACCAGGGCCGGACGGGCGACCTGCTCGCGGTCGGGGACCCGCACATCCTGCTGGCGCCCGAGTGCGGCGCCGACGCGCGCCGGCTGCTGCACGTGCTCGCCGGGTTCGGGGTGCGCGCGGAGATCAGGCTGGACGGTCCGCCGAAGGTGGCCGCCGGCTCCTGCGACCAGCGCACCCTGGTGGTCGCGCACGCCCCGGAGCGGATGGCGGCCGACCTGAACCGGGCCGCGATGAACGCCGGCATCGCGCTGCGCGGGCTGCGCACCCACCGGCCCAGCCTGGAGGAGACCTTCCTGCGCGCCACCGGCGCCGCCGACGGAGACACCGAAGCGGCCGAGCAGGCGACCGAGGCCGCACCGCGCCGCGGGCGCGCCGGCCGCTCGTCGACAGGGCCGCGGCCCAACCTGCTGGCGCCTCCCTACCCGTCCGAAGAAGGGGAACCGGCGAGCGCCGGGCGGCCGCGACGGCGCTGGGCCCGCCCTCACGCGTCCGAGCCGTACCCGCACGACGGCGACCCGGCCCGACCGGGCGCGAACCACCGGGCCGGGACCAGGCGGCCCAGGGGAGGTCACTGA
- a CDS encoding condensation domain-containing protein — translation MNAAAIGGTRRPLTLPEHVLLASDRRDAPVAVALLGRTDGHLDAGELASAASTVFALHRATRSELTDRAGSGGWLHLPDPRAAAVTEVAAATREDAWRELGDVIRSIDLRRAPLAHLLVAHHADGDWIGIAAHHLAVDGSGLLTLLTETMAAYQPPAVPAASPGARDRSPAPRAGAGVWLRARVLRRVTPRRRFLRPVGRPGLTGFAFVPEVISAPRPARLADGRVPTVNDVLVAAGHLAAERWNARRGQASATLRVRVPVRGVETGQVDGVSTGFAIISSDAVLRATPSRLLALVVDRTTALKARPAPAAPGRARLLVERLLHAAPARPRLALLRLAVAAVRPALMPTAAVGSLGHVPADLTVGVDGPRLLDLHFTATVRMPQGLVLHATRMGGRLHLTFCHTHELFDGRSAREFVGLFLAAVSELAEPGVPAEAVAAARSAHGGSH, via the coding sequence GTGAACGCGGCGGCAATCGGCGGGACGCGACGTCCACTGACGTTGCCTGAGCACGTGCTGCTGGCGTCGGATCGACGCGACGCCCCGGTGGCCGTCGCGCTGCTGGGCCGGACCGACGGGCACCTCGACGCGGGCGAGCTCGCGTCGGCCGCGTCGACCGTGTTCGCCCTCCACCGGGCCACCAGGTCCGAGCTGACGGACCGGGCCGGCTCCGGCGGCTGGCTGCACCTGCCGGACCCGCGGGCCGCCGCCGTGACGGAGGTCGCCGCGGCGACCCGGGAGGACGCCTGGCGCGAGCTGGGCGACGTCATCCGCAGCATCGACCTGCGCCGGGCACCGCTGGCGCACCTGCTCGTGGCGCACCACGCGGACGGTGACTGGATCGGCATCGCCGCGCACCACCTGGCGGTGGACGGCAGCGGTCTGCTCACCCTGCTGACCGAGACGATGGCGGCCTACCAGCCGCCGGCCGTCCCCGCCGCCTCGCCCGGCGCCCGTGACCGGAGTCCGGCGCCCCGCGCGGGCGCCGGGGTCTGGCTGCGCGCCCGAGTGCTGCGCCGGGTCACGCCGCGCAGGCGGTTTCTGCGCCCGGTCGGGCGCCCAGGGCTCACCGGCTTCGCCTTCGTGCCCGAGGTGATCTCCGCGCCGCGGCCCGCGCGGCTGGCCGACGGCCGGGTCCCCACCGTCAACGACGTGCTCGTCGCGGCCGGGCACCTCGCCGCCGAGCGGTGGAACGCCCGGCGTGGCCAGGCCAGCGCCACCCTGCGGGTCAGAGTCCCGGTCCGCGGGGTGGAGACCGGCCAGGTCGACGGGGTGTCCACCGGGTTCGCGATCATTTCCAGCGACGCGGTGCTGCGGGCGACGCCGTCACGGCTGCTCGCGCTCGTCGTCGACCGGACGACGGCGCTGAAGGCCCGCCCGGCGCCGGCCGCACCGGGCCGGGCGCGCCTCCTGGTGGAGCGGCTGCTACACGCGGCGCCGGCCCGCCCCCGCCTGGCGCTGCTGCGGCTCGCGGTCGCGGCGGTGCGGCCCGCGCTCATGCCCACGGCGGCGGTGGGCAGCCTCGGCCACGTGCCGGCCGACCTGACCGTCGGCGTGGACGGCCCCCGGCTGCTGGACCTGCATTTCACGGCGACGGTCCGGATGCCGCAGGGCCTGGTCCTGCACGCCACCCGGATGGGTGGCCGCCTCCATCTGACCTTCTGCCACACCCATGAACTGTTCGACGGGAGATCGGCGCGCGAGTTCGTCGGTCTTTTTCTGGCCGCGGTGTCCGAACTCGCGGAGCCGGGCGTGCCGGCCGAGGCCGTCGCCGCCGCGCGATCCGCGCACGGTGGTTCTCATTGA
- a CDS encoding PP2C family protein-serine/threonine phosphatase, translating into MRESTGLRHGIRVVVGLAGIAIVATLLLTLYSSERANHAAAERADRLDPAETLTAQLQTAYVDERNALRGLLMSSGDPVTPVLTGTATGSATSDGSGSPGAAQSPGGQAADSDRLDPYEKALDDIAARGRDLRARLGDFPTLLAQIDRVDETYRRWQTDSVIPEIALMRAGQQAQAQTLELGTVSRDRFVALRAAVTKLDGAITAEQTEAAGRVKSSGDIMLSSFGTIVAVLLAMSALMLILSRRWLLVPINELRWAVNAVAAGRYDTTIPAVGPREIIDLADNVEAMRAQLVTLVRQNERSWEALAQEGPAVLALRDALTPTSLRDTAGLELLGRVDPAEGELAGDWFDAIELPGGQVAVVVGDVAGHGAASGVFALRLKQLLTAALTRGMEPAAAVQWVVEALGDTGETFATALVALVDPRGGEVVYANAGHPDALVLRADWTAVPRPRPRVGAHAAMAAAAIEDHPADPDGLGAGLDAGALVAREPAAGAELGEADLEILAGEVNLADLDELARLGEVEPLASTGPLMSSLVAAPEAWRAGRLSLAPGDVLFVYTDGLVEARDDQGRLFGRHRLVDELVRVGGRTPGQLLDDVFAAVRRHSPGRPSDDRTAIALSLSGDGQLRA; encoded by the coding sequence GTGCGTGAATCCACGGGACTGCGCCACGGCATCCGGGTGGTCGTCGGGCTCGCCGGCATCGCGATCGTGGCCACGTTGCTGCTCACGCTCTACTCGTCGGAACGGGCCAACCACGCCGCCGCCGAGCGCGCGGACCGGCTCGACCCGGCCGAGACGCTGACCGCCCAGCTGCAGACGGCGTACGTCGACGAGCGCAACGCGCTGCGCGGCTTGCTGATGTCCTCCGGCGACCCCGTGACGCCGGTTCTCACCGGGACGGCGACAGGCTCCGCGACGTCCGATGGTTCCGGGTCGCCTGGCGCCGCGCAGTCGCCTGGAGGCCAGGCCGCCGACTCCGACCGGCTGGACCCCTACGAGAAGGCGCTCGACGACATCGCGGCCCGTGGCCGGGACCTGCGGGCCCGGCTGGGTGACTTCCCGACACTGCTCGCCCAGATCGACCGGGTCGACGAGACCTACCGGCGCTGGCAGACCGACTCGGTCATCCCCGAGATCGCGTTGATGAGAGCAGGGCAGCAGGCGCAGGCCCAGACCCTCGAACTCGGCACGGTCAGCCGGGACCGGTTCGTCGCCCTGCGCGCCGCGGTGACGAAGCTCGACGGCGCCATCACCGCCGAGCAGACCGAGGCGGCCGGCCGGGTGAAGAGCTCCGGCGACATCATGCTCAGCTCGTTCGGCACGATCGTCGCGGTGCTGCTGGCGATGTCCGCGCTCATGCTGATCCTGTCGCGGCGCTGGCTGCTCGTCCCGATCAACGAACTGCGCTGGGCGGTGAACGCGGTCGCCGCCGGCCGGTACGACACGACCATCCCGGCCGTCGGCCCCCGCGAGATCATCGACCTGGCCGACAACGTCGAGGCGATGCGCGCCCAGCTGGTCACGCTGGTCCGGCAGAACGAGCGGTCGTGGGAGGCGCTCGCCCAGGAGGGCCCGGCGGTGCTCGCCCTGCGCGACGCGCTCACCCCGACCTCGCTGCGAGACACGGCCGGTCTGGAGCTGCTCGGCCGGGTGGACCCGGCCGAGGGCGAGCTGGCCGGCGACTGGTTCGACGCGATCGAGCTGCCGGGCGGCCAGGTCGCGGTGGTCGTCGGCGACGTCGCCGGGCACGGGGCCGCGTCCGGCGTCTTCGCGCTGCGCCTCAAGCAGCTGCTCACCGCGGCGCTGACCCGGGGCATGGAGCCCGCTGCCGCCGTGCAGTGGGTGGTCGAGGCGCTCGGCGACACCGGCGAGACGTTCGCGACCGCGCTGGTCGCGCTGGTCGACCCCCGTGGCGGCGAGGTGGTCTACGCCAATGCCGGCCATCCGGACGCACTGGTGCTCCGGGCCGACTGGACGGCGGTCCCGCGGCCCCGGCCGCGGGTCGGCGCGCACGCGGCGATGGCCGCCGCGGCGATCGAGGACCACCCGGCCGACCCCGACGGTCTCGGCGCCGGCCTGGACGCCGGCGCGCTCGTCGCCCGTGAGCCGGCTGCCGGCGCGGAACTTGGCGAGGCCGACCTCGAGATCCTGGCCGGCGAGGTCAACCTGGCCGATCTCGACGAGCTGGCGCGGCTGGGCGAGGTGGAGCCGCTGGCATCGACGGGACCGCTGATGTCCAGCCTGGTCGCCGCGCCCGAGGCCTGGCGGGCCGGCCGGCTGAGCCTGGCGCCGGGGGACGTGCTGTTCGTCTACACCGACGGTCTGGTCGAGGCCCGCGACGACCAGGGCCGGCTGTTCGGGCGCCATCGCCTCGTCGACGAGCTGGTCAGGGTCGGCGGGCGCACCCCGGGCCAGCTGCTTGACGACGTGTTCGCCGCCGTGCGCCGGCATTCCCCGGGCCGGCCCAGCGACGACCGGACCGCGATCGCGCTCTCGCTGTCGGGCGACGGCCAGCTTCGGGCCTGA
- a CDS encoding ABC transporter permease subunit, with amino-acid sequence MFRAFLAEWPQLLRRRFVVGTFGATAAIAALGAVLTFVASDGRQIYAEMPRNDELARPEGMVQGLNAISILLGVVGLCVVASSLAGDYSRGTLRNQLVAQPRRLRLLLGKCLALGAFIALVVLAAAVVSVALSFALAPIKNVSTGAWTSLAGLGEFGKAVLNNMLNAWGFGVLGALAAIVFRSPAASISVGVAYVLPIEIIVSGIWRPAESWLPGQLLQDIANGGYGYATAYGDAGLRVLCYGAVAVLITALLFRYRDMTS; translated from the coding sequence ATGTTCCGAGCGTTCCTGGCCGAATGGCCCCAGCTGCTGCGCCGGCGGTTCGTCGTCGGCACCTTCGGCGCGACGGCGGCCATCGCGGCGCTCGGTGCCGTGCTGACCTTCGTCGCCAGCGACGGGCGCCAGATCTACGCCGAGATGCCCCGCAACGACGAGCTGGCCCGGCCCGAGGGCATGGTCCAGGGGCTGAACGCGATCAGCATCCTGCTCGGCGTCGTCGGGCTGTGCGTGGTCGCCTCCTCGCTGGCCGGCGACTACAGCCGGGGGACCCTGCGCAACCAGCTCGTCGCCCAGCCCCGCCGGCTGCGCCTGCTGCTCGGTAAATGCCTGGCGCTGGGGGCGTTCATCGCGCTGGTCGTGCTCGCGGCCGCGGTCGTCAGCGTGGCGCTGTCGTTCGCCCTCGCGCCGATCAAGAACGTCTCGACGGGTGCCTGGACCTCCCTCGCGGGGCTGGGCGAGTTCGGCAAGGCGGTGCTCAACAACATGCTGAACGCCTGGGGGTTCGGCGTGCTCGGGGCGCTCGCCGCGATCGTGTTCCGATCACCGGCGGCCTCGATCTCGGTCGGGGTGGCCTACGTCCTGCCCATCGAGATCATCGTCAGCGGAATCTGGCGCCCCGCCGAGAGCTGGCTGCCCGGCCAGCTGCTGCAGGACATCGCGAACGGCGGCTACGGCTACGCCACCGCGTACGGGGATGCCGGCCTGCGGGTCCTGTGCTACGGCGCGGTCGCGGTGCTCATCACCGCGCTGCTGTTCCGCTACCGGGACATGACCTCCTGA
- a CDS encoding lipopolysaccharide biosynthesis protein, which translates to MAVAARRELVAELLRGPVALAAAGAVANFFNLVMNLVLARVLSTRGYGAVVEQTNIYMVLSVVGLAVLNAVVHRDLGQLDNTRSLRWGWIRKLRNVIGFSTVGAAVVAIAVCKPVAVLLSYPHPFAIAEAAIAASVWVGVCVERGLLQARRNYLGLARNVILEAAFRFVGIVVLAAVGLGVNGAGLGLVLGLALAGEFARWTAARTPSPGWATGGDQTVPAAPRPALAAPAVTRRTREVLIADTSVALATLAPLAVLQNIDVVIVGWRNPEGVGGYAAISTASKIPVFIGLAVANYLLAEAARRRQAGESAGRALAMALSIVVAPGLLLAGAGVVAGHGILAVLFGPKLTAAAPALPVLALAMTALSVTLMFASYLLGAGYRKVVWVLAVCTPLTIVVLTLADGAIMRTAVAGLVCQTLAAMLTGALVVRLLHAGRVASRPAVRAELAVPAQPGVPVVQEVMSR; encoded by the coding sequence ATGGCGGTGGCGGCGCGACGCGAGTTGGTCGCCGAGCTGTTGCGTGGGCCGGTGGCACTTGCCGCGGCCGGGGCCGTCGCGAACTTCTTCAATCTTGTGATGAACCTCGTGCTGGCCAGAGTCCTGAGCACGCGCGGTTACGGCGCCGTGGTCGAGCAGACGAATATCTACATGGTCCTCTCGGTTGTCGGCCTGGCCGTGCTGAACGCCGTCGTGCACCGTGACCTGGGGCAGCTCGACAACACCCGCAGCCTGCGCTGGGGCTGGATCCGCAAGCTCCGGAACGTGATCGGGTTCTCGACCGTTGGCGCGGCGGTGGTGGCGATCGCGGTGTGTAAGCCGGTCGCCGTGCTGCTGTCCTACCCGCACCCGTTCGCGATCGCCGAGGCGGCCATCGCGGCCTCGGTGTGGGTCGGCGTGTGCGTCGAGCGCGGGCTGCTCCAGGCCCGGCGCAACTACCTGGGGCTGGCGCGCAACGTGATCCTCGAGGCGGCGTTCCGGTTCGTCGGCATCGTCGTGCTCGCCGCCGTCGGGCTCGGCGTGAACGGCGCCGGGCTCGGTCTCGTGCTCGGCCTCGCGCTGGCCGGCGAGTTCGCCCGGTGGACGGCGGCCCGGACACCCTCCCCGGGCTGGGCGACCGGCGGGGACCAGACCGTTCCCGCCGCGCCGAGGCCGGCGCTGGCGGCACCGGCCGTCACGCGGCGGACCCGCGAGGTCCTGATCGCCGACACCTCGGTGGCGCTCGCCACGCTGGCCCCGCTCGCGGTGCTGCAGAACATCGACGTGGTCATCGTCGGCTGGCGCAACCCGGAGGGCGTCGGCGGCTACGCGGCGATCTCGACCGCCAGCAAGATCCCGGTCTTCATCGGGCTGGCGGTGGCGAACTACCTGCTCGCCGAGGCGGCGCGGCGACGGCAGGCGGGGGAGTCGGCTGGCCGGGCGCTGGCGATGGCGCTGAGCATCGTCGTAGCGCCCGGGCTGCTGCTGGCGGGTGCCGGCGTGGTCGCCGGCCACGGGATCCTCGCGGTGCTGTTCGGGCCGAAGCTGACGGCCGCCGCCCCCGCGCTGCCGGTGCTCGCGCTCGCCATGACGGCCCTGTCCGTCACGTTGATGTTCGCCTCCTACCTGCTGGGCGCCGGCTACCGGAAGGTCGTCTGGGTCCTCGCGGTCTGCACGCCGTTGACGATCGTGGTCCTCACGCTGGCGGACGGGGCGATCATGAGGACGGCGGTCGCCGGCCTCGTGTGCCAGACCCTCGCCGCGATGCTGACCGGGGCGCTGGTGGTGCGCCTGCTGCACGCCGGCCGGGTGGCGTCCCGACCGGCGGTGCGCGCCGAGCTGGCGGTGCCGGCCCAGCCGGGGGTCCCGGTCGTTCAGGAGGTCATGTCCCGGTAG